The following proteins come from a genomic window of Coregonus clupeaformis isolate EN_2021a chromosome 2, ASM2061545v1, whole genome shotgun sequence:
- the LOC121535756 gene encoding smoothelin-like protein 1, which produces MDDVSLHQEDSGNDPTANQTEDNKNNQTEEEASVQECDPPKRDHLAEDTVEGHGVKSGANTAKAPEQAAGASIGNVEESQPVTDANEVNGEEACKGEEGPSQGADTGETEDPKVVNGEKKGEGEKEEDKNRKGQEVVKNGDIEKEDMKEDKEKGGENIARKKGKGEKIGEGKTEEKRKGDEEKGKDRKGEGGKGEAGKGEAGKGEAGKAPENKSKPVKEKEGAGGGKVKEKSKDSEKQGKTKRKSGVSPTTSSPSSVARPRNSARSGRASTKNDIIAKFQQNAPETPVVRNFKLQRSSMAVANGATIKQKVLSWCQNKTRKYEGVSIENFSSSWCDGLAFCALIHRFFPDAFDFSALSSSEREKNFTLAFNTAETMADCCPLLEVGDMILMGNSPDPMCVFTYVQALCQHLSKIEKERKDKEEEEEKSEKMKDGEVETTTEKKEEIEETGKIDGQQEEEDGENEVKYGKEKESEKRSALEGDEEKESEEREVGGLIEAQA; this is translated from the exons ATGGATGATGTATCACTCCACCAGGAGGATTCTGGGAACGACCCAACAGCCAACCAGACAGAGGACAACAAAAACAATCAG ACAGAGGAAGAGGCTTCAGTGCAGGAGTGTGACCCCCCTAAGAGAGACCACCTGGCGGAGGACACAGTGGAAGGTCATGGGGTTAAGTCTGGGGCTAATACGGCTAAAGCTCCAGAACAGGCAGCAGGGGCTAGCATTGGAAATGTAGAGGAGTCTCAGCCAGTAACCGACGCCAATGAGGTAAATGGTGAAGAGGCTTGTAAGGGTGAGGAGGGGCCGTCTCAAGGTGCAGACACTGGAGAAACAGAAGACCCCAAAGTGGTGAACGGAGagaagaagggggagggagagaaggaggaggacaaGAATAGAAAGGGGCAAGAGGTGGTCAAGAATGGAGATATTGAGAAAGAGGATATGAAAGAGGAcaaagagaaggggggagaaaATATTGccaggaaaaaggggaagggggAAAAGATAGGAGAGGGAAaaacagaagagaagagaaaaggagATGAAGAGAAGGGGAAAGACAGAAAA ggagagggagggaagggagaggcagGGAAGGGAGAGGCAGGGAAGGGAGAGGCAGGGAAGGCGCCAGAGAACAAGAGCAAACCAGTAAAAGAAAAGGAAGGGGCAGGAGGAGGAAAGGTTAAAGAGAAAAGCAAGGACTCGGAGAAGCAAGGGAAGACAAAAAGAAAGAGTGGCGTGagtcccaccacctcttccccatcCTCTGTGGCCCGACCACGGAACTCTGCCCGTTCTGGCCGGGCATCCACTAAAAATGACATCATAGCAAAGTTCCAGCAAAATGCCCCTGA GACACCGGTTGTCCGCAACTTCAAACTTCAGAGATCATCTATGGCTGTGGCAAACGGGGCGACAATCAAACAGAAAGTGCTTTCATGGTGTCAAAACAAAACCCGCAAATACGAG GGTGTTTCCATTGAGAACTTCTCATCATCATGGTGTGATGGGCTGGCATTCTGTGCGCTCATCCATCGCTTCTTCCCGGACGCTTTTGACTTCTCAGCCCTGAGCtcatctgagagagagaagaacttCACCCTGGCCTTCAACACAGCAGA gacCATGGCTGACTGCTGCCCTCTGTTGGAGGTTGGTGATATGATCCTGATGGGGAACAGCCCGGACCCTATGTGTGTGTTCACCTATGTCCAGGCCCTCTGTCAACACCTCTCCaaaatagagaaggagaggaaggacaaggaagaagaggaggagaagagtgaAAAGATGAAAGACGGAGAGGTAGAAACCACTacagagaagaaagaggagattGAGGAAACTGGGAAGATAGATGGTCaacaagaggaggaggatggggagaaCGAAGTCAAAtatgggaaagagaaagagagtgagaagagaTCAGCGCTGGAGGgagatgaagagaaagagagtgaggaaAGAGAAGTTGGAGGGTTAATTGAAGCACAGGCTTAA